From Phalacrocorax carbo chromosome 6, bPhaCar2.1, whole genome shotgun sequence, a single genomic window includes:
- the LURAP1 gene encoding leucine rich adaptor protein 1 — protein MEGGGEALPADLRELASKVGRRPPAGLLRGLRADTAPAPPGPPLLPAPARGARPPLADRLRALRLELAYLRAVDVKILQQLVVVNEGIEAVKWLLEERSTLTSRCSSLASSQYSLVESQAASRRGSWDSLQDPNDRLDSISVGSYLDTLADDMDEYSQNATETAATSVPGRALVRAEQDWVRIDPERGLAKQEKGKAEHEWPHEDLSPPGLPQDHRFAKEPQVANGYLGQQPPAPEPGRDTKLPSGAGERLGRGNPGGKARKAEADFENCKLNSKLHLEYDAHWRWLQSQDDVTFL, from the exons ATggagggcggcggggaggcgcTGCCCGCCGACCTGCGGGAGCTGGCCAGCAAGGTGGGACGGCGGCCCCCCGCCGGGctgctgcgggggctgcgggccgACACCGCCCCCGCACCGCCGGGACCGCCGCTACTGCCCGCACCGGCCCgcggcgcccgcccgccgctcGCCGACCGCCTCCGGGCGCTCCGCCTCGAGCTG GCCTACCTACGAGCAGTTGATGTGAAgatcctgcagcagctggtggtgGTGAACGAGGGCATCGAGGCGGTGAagtggctgctggaggagaggagcacGCTGACCAGTcgctgcagcagcctggccagCAGCCAGTACAGCCTGGTGGAGAGCCAGGCGGCCTCACGGAGGggcagctgggacagcctgcAGGACCCCAACGACAGGCTGGATAGCATCTCTGTTGGTAGCTACCTGGACACATTGGCCGATGACATGGATGAGTATTCCCAAAATGCCACTGAAACTGCTGCCACATCTGTGCCGGGCAGAGCCCTGGTCAGGGCAGAGCAGGATTGGGTCAGGATCGACCCTGAGAGGGGTCttgcaaagcaagaaaaggGCAAAGCGGAACACGAGTGGCCCCATGAGGACCTCTCCCCGCCTGGGCTTCCCCAGGATCACCGGTTTGCTAAGGAGCCCCAGGTGGCCAATGGGTATTTgggccagcagccccccgccccggaaCCAGGCAGAGACACCAAATTGCCAtcgggggctggggagaggctggggagggggaacccGGGTGGGAAGGCTCGGAAAGCCGAGGCTGACTTCGAGAACTGCAAACTCAACAGCAAACTGCACCTGGAGTATGATGCCCACTGGCGCTGGCTCCAGTCTCAGGATGATGTGACATTCTTGTAG